A genomic stretch from Candidatus Methylomirabilota bacterium includes:
- a CDS encoding zf-HC2 domain-containing protein — MRCDDVECRLLELIEGELPPAQRAEVLTHLHDCATCTVEFSAYHDLLALVRVDPVPEPSPDFWEEFLPSLKHRIEQETLTHQSKPTSPAWLAGVGSWFTFRPRLIAGLAVAAVSIFVIVRLPGFLPGRTDRQAAPVSTEKVVGQNGAARNAAMLPRPDDGNHQSGEPLMVAGEVVEEPSTLVAAIQRLRWVDEIADRLETAWVLRPETDPSDSLASLDEKERQVVLDHLSHLQWSAS; from the coding sequence ATGAGATGCGATGATGTTGAGTGCAGGCTGTTGGAGTTAATTGAGGGAGAGCTGCCGCCGGCGCAGCGCGCTGAGGTCCTCACCCATCTTCATGACTGTGCGACCTGCACCGTTGAGTTCTCCGCCTATCACGATCTTTTGGCGCTTGTGCGGGTCGACCCGGTGCCTGAGCCGTCGCCGGACTTTTGGGAAGAGTTCCTGCCTTCGCTGAAGCATCGAATCGAGCAGGAGACACTTACACATCAGTCAAAGCCAACATCCCCCGCTTGGTTGGCTGGCGTAGGGTCGTGGTTTACTTTCCGGCCACGCCTTATCGCCGGCCTGGCTGTAGCGGCCGTTTCAATATTTGTCATCGTCCGGTTGCCGGGCTTTTTGCCCGGCAGGACGGATCGCCAGGCAGCGCCAGTGTCGACGGAAAAGGTTGTGGGTCAGAATGGCGCAGCGCGCAATGCGGCAATGCTCCCTCGTCCCGATGACGGAAACCATCAGTCCGGTGAACCGCTTATGGTGGCTGGAGAGGTCGTTGAGGAGCCCTCGACCCTGGTGGCAGCGATTCAGCGGCTCCGCTGGGTTGATGAGATTGCGGACCGACTCGAAACGGCCTGGGTCCTGCGTCCGGAGACTGACCCATCGGACTCGCTCGCCTCGCTCGACGAGAAGGAGCGGCAGGTCGTGCTGGATCACCTGAGTCATCTTCAATGGTCAGCGTCATGA
- a CDS encoding 6-carboxytetrahydropterin synthase: MAVFRIRVNHENLKFSSAHFVLFGNGQCESLHGHNYRAWVELEGSLQPSDYVMDFLAVKPLLKEICEHLDHRVLLPTENDDLKITQSGSVVGAIYGKKQYSFPAEDVLLLPIHNATAELLARYICGELKAEIKSRYGGEGVATIRVGVQESFGQEASYEETF; the protein is encoded by the coding sequence ATGGCTGTTTTTCGCATCAGGGTTAACCACGAGAATCTCAAATTCAGTTCGGCCCACTTTGTGCTTTTCGGCAATGGTCAGTGTGAGTCGCTTCACGGTCACAACTATAGGGCCTGGGTAGAGCTGGAAGGGTCGCTCCAGCCGAGCGACTACGTTATGGATTTCCTCGCGGTGAAGCCGCTTCTCAAAGAGATCTGCGAGCATCTGGACCACCGAGTCCTGCTGCCGACCGAAAATGACGATTTGAAAATCACGCAGAGCGGCTCGGTCGTCGGCGCGATCTATGGCAAAAAGCAGTACAGCTTTCCGGCGGAAGATGTGCTGCTGCTGCCGATCCATAACGCCACCGCAGAACTGCTGGCCCGATATATCTGCGGCGAGTTGAAGGCCGAGATCAAGAGCCGATACGGGGGCGAAGGGGTGGCCACAATCAGGGTGGGCGTGCAGGAATCGTTCGGACAGGAGGCCTCGTACGAAGAGACCTTCTAA
- a CDS encoding type II toxin-antitoxin system HicA family toxin has product MKRIDLIRTPKRKGCVLLRHDANHDWYHNPTSKASQPIPRHREIKESLARHIIKILSE; this is encoded by the coding sequence ATGAAACGGATCGATCTGATCAGAACCCCTAAACGAAAGGGTTGCGTGCTTCTCCGGCATGACGCGAATCACGACTGGTATCACAATCCGACAAGTAAAGCATCACAGCCAATTCCACGACATCGAGAAATCAAAGAAAGTCTTGCAAGGCATATCATCAAAATACTCTCTGAATAG
- a CDS encoding sigma-70 family RNA polymerase sigma factor: MRGADFELIDRFLQGDGTAFDELVRKRQREAYNLAYRMTRNAEDARDVSQEAFLQVYRNLSRFDRRSSFSTWLYRIVVNLCLNHLSRGSRSLYAAVDQHPDPVDSSEGSLARLEEREQADALARAIETLPPQQRASLTLRVHHHLAHREIAEILGVSEATAKVHYFHAVQALRRKLAHWREGM; this comes from the coding sequence TTGCGCGGGGCAGATTTCGAACTGATCGATCGATTCTTGCAGGGCGATGGGACGGCGTTCGACGAACTGGTCCGAAAGCGCCAGCGGGAGGCATACAACTTGGCCTACCGGATGACCAGGAACGCGGAAGATGCGCGGGACGTGTCGCAGGAGGCCTTCTTGCAAGTATATCGGAATTTGAGTCGGTTTGATCGCCGTTCCAGCTTTTCTACGTGGCTGTACCGGATCGTCGTGAATCTCTGCCTCAACCATTTGAGCCGGGGCTCGCGATCCCTCTACGCCGCGGTTGACCAGCATCCTGATCCGGTCGATTCGTCGGAGGGGTCGCTCGCACGGCTAGAGGAAAGGGAACAGGCGGATGCGCTCGCCCGCGCCATCGAGACGCTTCCACCGCAACAGCGGGCGAGTCTGACGTTGCGGGTCCATCATCACCTCGCACACCGTGAGATCGCCGAAATCCTGGGGGTCTCCGAGGCGACGGCCAAGGTACACTATTTTCACGCGGTACAAGCGTTGCGGCGCAAGCTGGCACACTGGCGCGAAGGCATGTGA
- a CDS encoding type II toxin-antitoxin system HicB family antitoxin — translation MWIGWLEEYPDYRSQGESLPELKESLKDIYNELTSGNIPGVRRIGELVVK, via the coding sequence ATGTGGATCGGGTGGCTTGAGGAATACCCTGACTATCGTTCGCAGGGCGAAAGCCTTCCCGAACTGAAGGAGAGCCTCAAAGATATTTACAACGAACTTACCAGCGGGAATATCCCAGGCGTCCGCAGGATTGGTGAACTCGTGGTCAAATGA
- a CDS encoding ATP-grasp domain-containing protein, translating to MKIVVHESITAGGLGESPVPPTLLAEGRMMLEALLADLLDLQEHQLAVQVDRRHLPRLRTRPGLQVVDSGHSYAQCFRQMVDGADAVFLIAPETGGRLETMTAMVEGRCKLVLGSSAAGVKVAGNKMRTYRLLKAHGISTPRTLRLRPADDPASIGRELGYPVVIKPIDGVGCHSVFVATRPSEFERTIAAAKQKAPGVTLLAQAYIDGVAASVSLLTDGSRSLPLTLNLQEIRGRSRLRYHGGLIPFEHPLRALAFRLVEEVVQAVPGLKGYVGVDLVLADHDAVVIEVNPRITTSYVGVRQVLRQNPAALILDAVAGKLPNAAEIDIIGSARFTTRACGASATRRRQ from the coding sequence ATGAAGATCGTCGTGCATGAATCTATCACGGCCGGCGGGTTAGGTGAAAGCCCGGTTCCGCCGACGCTGCTGGCAGAAGGGCGCATGATGCTTGAGGCGCTGCTCGCCGATCTGCTTGACCTTCAGGAGCACCAGCTTGCCGTACAGGTCGATCGGCGGCACCTCCCGCGGTTGCGTACTCGTCCCGGCCTTCAGGTTGTTGACAGCGGGCACAGTTACGCTCAATGCTTCCGACAGATGGTCGATGGGGCGGATGCCGTGTTCCTGATCGCCCCGGAAACAGGCGGCCGGCTCGAAACGATGACGGCGATGGTTGAGGGTCGCTGTAAGTTGGTATTAGGATCCAGCGCCGCCGGTGTCAAAGTGGCCGGCAACAAGATGCGGACATACCGGCTGTTGAAGGCGCACGGTATCTCCACCCCCAGGACGCTCCGCCTTCGGCCTGCTGATGACCCGGCGTCGATTGGCCGGGAGCTTGGCTACCCTGTGGTGATCAAACCGATTGACGGGGTGGGATGTCACAGCGTTTTTGTCGCAACCCGGCCATCGGAATTCGAACGGACGATCGCAGCGGCCAAGCAGAAGGCGCCGGGCGTGACACTCCTCGCACAGGCCTACATCGACGGTGTTGCCGCCAGCGTCTCGCTCCTCACCGATGGTAGCCGATCTCTCCCCCTGACCCTCAACCTCCAGGAGATCAGAGGGCGGAGCAGGCTCAGGTATCACGGAGGTCTGATCCCGTTTGAGCACCCGCTCCGGGCCCTGGCGTTCCGTCTGGTCGAGGAGGTCGTACAGGCGGTTCCCGGCCTCAAGGGGTACGTCGGGGTCGATCTGGTCCTGGCCGACCACGACGCGGTGGTCATTGAGGTAAATCCTCGCATCACAACCTCGTATGTCGGGGTCCGACAGGTTCTTCGGCAGAATCCGGCGGCCCTGATTCTTGACGCAGTGGCAGGCAAGCTTCCGAACGCTGCAGAAATCGATATTATCGGATCGGCGCGGTTTACGACGCGCGCCTGTGGCGCGAGCGCCACGAGGAGGCGGCAGTGA
- a CDS encoding sigma-54-dependent Fis family transcriptional regulator, giving the protein MRGGRILVVDDEGPQREILRTILSTEGYSVETAPGGTEALRRCQEKSYDLVLTDLRMPGTDGLALVERLIRDDPPTLVILMTAYGSLDSAEQALKKGAFDYLTKPLERDELLLTVRRAFERIQLSRENRLLRQQVEEHFRIEGIVGSHFRMQEVFEKIRKVSSSNSTVLLIGESGTGKELIARTIHRQSPRRDRPFIAVNCAAIPESLLESEIFGHERGAFTGAVDRRAGCFELANSGTIFLDEVAEMQLPIQAKFLRVLQGETFRRLGGKQEIGVDVRVIAATNRDPVEAVKDGILREDLFYRLNVVSIVIPPLRERSTDIPQLVEYFIKKHGESARKPIQGISNGAMRLLLNYHWPGNVRQLEAVVERAILLSEGPEIKHYDLPIEVRFFDLPAQPVPSSAPGSKFAIEIPDQGISFEALERDLILQAMEKSDWVITKAARLLGLSYRTLQYRLEKFQIKRDTKTAPTTPESGLAERA; this is encoded by the coding sequence ATGCGGGGGGGACGGATCCTGGTAGTGGACGACGAGGGCCCCCAGCGGGAGATCCTTCGAACTATCCTGTCGACTGAAGGCTATTCGGTCGAAACGGCGCCGGGAGGAACAGAGGCCTTACGGCGCTGTCAGGAGAAGTCGTATGACCTGGTTCTGACCGATCTTCGAATGCCGGGGACCGATGGCCTGGCGCTTGTGGAGCGGCTGATCCGAGACGACCCTCCCACTCTGGTCATTCTTATGACCGCCTATGGCTCGCTCGATTCGGCCGAGCAGGCGCTCAAGAAGGGCGCCTTCGACTATCTGACCAAGCCGCTCGAACGGGACGAGCTGCTTCTTACCGTGAGAAGGGCCTTCGAGCGTATTCAGTTGAGCCGGGAAAATCGGTTGTTGCGACAGCAGGTAGAGGAGCATTTTCGCATCGAAGGGATCGTGGGCAGTCACTTCCGGATGCAGGAGGTCTTCGAAAAGATCCGAAAGGTCTCCAGCAGCAACTCTACCGTACTCCTTATCGGGGAGAGCGGAACCGGGAAGGAGTTGATCGCCAGGACCATCCATCGACAAAGTCCACGCAGAGATCGCCCATTTATTGCGGTCAACTGCGCGGCCATACCGGAGAGTCTGCTGGAGAGTGAGATCTTCGGCCATGAACGGGGCGCGTTTACGGGAGCAGTAGACCGGAGGGCCGGCTGCTTTGAGCTGGCGAACAGCGGAACCATCTTCCTGGATGAAGTCGCCGAGATGCAACTGCCGATCCAGGCAAAATTCCTGCGTGTCCTGCAGGGAGAGACGTTCAGGCGACTGGGGGGAAAGCAGGAGATCGGCGTTGATGTGCGCGTCATCGCCGCGACCAATCGGGATCCTGTTGAGGCGGTCAAAGATGGTATCCTTCGGGAGGACCTGTTCTATCGGCTGAACGTTGTCTCCATCGTGATCCCGCCCCTCCGCGAGCGAAGCACCGACATCCCTCAACTCGTCGAGTATTTCATCAAAAAACACGGTGAGAGCGCAAGAAAGCCGATCCAAGGAATCAGCAACGGGGCTATGCGGCTCCTTTTGAACTACCACTGGCCCGGCAATGTCCGGCAACTGGAGGCGGTAGTCGAGCGGGCAATCCTGCTCTCTGAAGGCCCTGAAATTAAGCATTACGATCTTCCGATCGAGGTTCGTTTCTTTGACCTCCCGGCCCAGCCTGTTCCCTCGAGCGCTCCAGGCTCCAAGTTTGCGATTGAGATTCCCGATCAGGGGATCTCTTTTGAGGCGCTGGAGCGTGACTTGATCCTGCAGGCCATGGAGAAGTCCGATTGGGTGATCACCAAGGCGGCGCGCCTGCTGGGCTTGAGCTACCGGACACTACAGTATCGGCTGGAGAAATTTCAGATCAAACGGGATACGAAGACCGCTCCCACAACTCCGGAGAGCGGATTGGCTGAGCGGGCGTAA
- a CDS encoding HAMP domain-containing protein — protein sequence MKGLFDSLGLRAKLLLMMFSLLLLTLASLFVLYWHAELALVEQVEKHTMDLSTAIQISVERLTSKERTDEARLQDYVNRLQQKGVNEISIISNEKEVIASSNPKRVGATIDPSHRDLFITARLGETLKTERGQKNYNLIVPIVVGNQRMGYALITMVLDDFAQISRLNFIKRLIATVLVFGLGMAASLILSWKYTRPIDQVVQAARRVAQGDLRDTLPVERHDEIGELTASFNDMVQKLRANKELEQRLHQAERLSSIGQLASGIAHEIRNPLNFINLSIDHLQSRFSPADPRLREEFTYLVSWVKSEIHRLNTMITNFLTYGKPLKLQPRPCDLTSLLHDVVKMVSGKAEEQGIEIDCGSLEALPILSVDGEQIRTCFVNVLVNALQAMPQGGKLAIATGLTDGTGGGRWIEVRFQDTGCGIPSEDLPRVFEPYFTTKEVGIGLGLALTKKIVEEHGGAIMLDSVRDQGTTVSIRLPVEEQV from the coding sequence GTGAAGGGGTTGTTTGATAGTCTTGGGCTGAGGGCGAAGCTGCTGCTGATGATGTTCTCCCTCTTGCTGCTGACGCTCGCCTCGCTGTTCGTGCTGTATTGGCACGCGGAGCTGGCGCTCGTCGAGCAAGTGGAGAAGCACACGATGGATCTGTCCACCGCCATTCAGATCAGCGTGGAGCGCCTCACCTCCAAGGAGCGGACAGACGAGGCGCGTCTCCAGGATTATGTCAACCGCCTGCAACAAAAAGGGGTCAATGAGATCTCGATCATCAGCAATGAGAAGGAGGTCATCGCCAGCAGCAATCCGAAGCGAGTGGGCGCAACGATCGACCCCAGTCACCGGGACCTGTTCATTACCGCCAGACTGGGGGAGACGCTGAAAACCGAGCGAGGTCAAAAGAACTACAACCTGATTGTGCCGATCGTGGTCGGCAATCAGCGGATGGGTTATGCCCTGATCACCATGGTACTGGATGATTTTGCTCAAATCTCGCGACTCAACTTCATTAAACGGCTGATTGCCACCGTACTGGTCTTTGGTCTCGGGATGGCGGCCTCCCTCATACTATCCTGGAAGTACACCAGACCGATCGATCAGGTGGTTCAGGCGGCACGCCGAGTGGCCCAGGGCGATCTCCGAGATACCTTACCGGTCGAGCGTCACGATGAGATCGGCGAGCTGACTGCGAGCTTCAACGACATGGTGCAAAAACTGCGGGCGAACAAGGAGCTGGAGCAGCGCCTGCATCAGGCCGAGCGCCTCTCCAGTATTGGCCAATTGGCCTCGGGCATCGCGCACGAAATCCGCAATCCGTTGAACTTCATCAACCTGAGCATCGATCATCTGCAGAGTCGCTTTTCACCCGCCGACCCCCGCTTACGCGAGGAGTTCACCTATCTGGTCTCATGGGTGAAAAGCGAGATCCATCGCCTGAATACGATGATTACCAACTTCCTGACCTACGGGAAGCCGCTCAAGCTTCAGCCGCGCCCATGCGATCTGACCTCGTTGCTCCATGATGTGGTCAAGATGGTCAGCGGTAAGGCCGAAGAACAGGGGATCGAAATCGATTGCGGCTCTCTGGAAGCATTACCGATACTGTCGGTAGACGGGGAGCAGATCAGAACCTGCTTCGTCAATGTCCTGGTGAATGCTCTCCAGGCTATGCCTCAGGGAGGGAAGCTGGCGATCGCTACCGGACTGACAGATGGGACCGGGGGCGGACGGTGGATCGAGGTTCGCTTCCAGGACACCGGCTGCGGGATTCCCTCCGAAGACCTGCCGAGGGTGTTCGAGCCGTACTTTACCACGAAGGAGGTCGGGATCGGGCTGGGATTGGCGCTGACAAAGAAGATCGTGGAGGAGCATGGAGGGGCGATCATGTTGGACAGCGTTCGCGATCAGGGCACTACGGTGAGCATCCGCCTGCCTGTGGAGGAGCAGGTCTGA
- a CDS encoding H4MPT-linked C1 transfer pathway protein translates to MIRVVGWDIGGANVKAARLLFTDGRAESGRTVRRYFELWNHSSSLRPLLQEIQGDLGPADAMVLTMTGELCDAFDDRAEGVARIIDAVREGAPGIPLYAVDLDSRLVRVDGGKVDLLAIAATNWIAEALVLANRQPDCLMVDIGSTTTDLIPILDGKIAAQGKRDIERLARGELIYTGALRTPVAAITSHIPVRGAVCRTSAEYFAISADVYLALGRLKPEDYTCATPDGRGKTKEDALRRLARVACEDSQHLTAGELHGIAAYIAEQQIQQITEGMLQVLSRFENGLHLPVVPVGIGAFLGEACAQRLNLSTCDPPVLSDRGSVVLSPCAAAAYLLGETLSRG, encoded by the coding sequence GTGATCCGGGTCGTCGGATGGGACATCGGCGGCGCCAACGTGAAGGCCGCCCGTCTGCTGTTCACGGACGGACGCGCTGAGAGCGGGCGTACGGTTCGCCGCTATTTCGAGCTGTGGAATCACAGCAGTAGTCTCCGCCCGCTCCTCCAGGAGATCCAGGGCGATCTTGGGCCGGCCGATGCGATGGTATTAACCATGACCGGAGAGCTGTGCGATGCGTTCGATGACAGGGCCGAAGGGGTGGCACGGATCATCGACGCAGTGCGAGAAGGGGCCCCCGGGATCCCGCTGTATGCCGTCGATCTCGATAGTCGGCTCGTTCGCGTGGACGGGGGGAAGGTGGATCTCCTCGCCATCGCGGCGACGAACTGGATCGCCGAGGCGTTGGTCCTCGCAAACCGGCAACCGGACTGCCTGATGGTGGATATCGGCAGCACCACCACCGATCTGATTCCGATCCTGGACGGGAAGATCGCCGCACAGGGCAAACGGGACATCGAACGGTTGGCGCGTGGGGAGCTGATCTACACGGGCGCGCTCCGCACGCCTGTCGCCGCTATCACGTCCCACATCCCCGTGCGAGGAGCGGTCTGCCGGACTTCAGCCGAATACTTCGCCATCTCAGCAGATGTGTATCTGGCATTAGGCAGGCTCAAGCCGGAAGACTATACCTGCGCAACGCCCGACGGCCGCGGGAAGACGAAGGAGGACGCGCTTCGCCGCCTGGCCAGAGTGGCCTGTGAAGACAGTCAGCATCTCACGGCCGGAGAGCTTCACGGTATAGCCGCCTATATTGCCGAGCAACAGATTCAACAGATTACCGAGGGGATGTTGCAAGTGCTGTCCAGGTTCGAGAACGGCCTCCATCTCCCTGTGGTGCCGGTGGGGATCGGCGCCTTCCTGGGCGAGGCCTGCGCACAGCGGCTGAACCTTTCGACGTGTGATCCTCCGGTACTCAGCGACAGAGGATCTGTGGTGTTAAGTCCATGCGCGGCAGCCGCCTACCTCTTGGGGGAGACGCTCTCTCGTGGATAG
- a CDS encoding AURKAIP1/COX24 domain-containing protein, with protein MGSVVKKRRQKMSKHKHKKLLKRTRHQRRKK; from the coding sequence GTGGGAAGCGTAGTCAAGAAGCGTCGACAAAAGATGAGTAAGCACAAACACAAGAAACTGCTGAAGCGGACCAGGCACCAGCGTCGGAAGAAGTAA